The Desulfolucanica intricata genome has a window encoding:
- a CDS encoding SLAP domain-containing protein: MLKFLKGLFVTNRQPTETDTISEEDLTGKEKNVEIALSVHPDFADRVSDKQKEFMIKELAQLSPIKEGEIAINGVYIVPSGDKVEVGIYIRNGLNRTIRLGGMYLILINKEKKELARQFFQLSNLGDIPPHTARPGEIFFDRENVFVDNIPRDDWKIIFNKIKAEKTVNIEFENLPDWIPDKEREDLEILLRELPAIKPGTLDISPYSAELIEDGRLVATVIFRNASEKTVKFNKLTLALLDARKRKVATALFNIDDLLIRPNKARLWTFAYPADTVIVEKPDLSKWSVEIIDK; the protein is encoded by the coding sequence ATGCTGAAATTTTTAAAAGGACTATTTGTAACAAACCGACAGCCTACCGAGACCGATACTATTTCTGAGGAAGATTTAACAGGTAAAGAAAAGAATGTTGAAATTGCTCTTTCTGTACACCCCGATTTTGCGGACCGGGTTTCCGATAAGCAGAAGGAATTTATGATTAAGGAATTAGCTCAACTATCTCCCATTAAAGAGGGCGAAATAGCTATAAACGGAGTATATATTGTGCCATCGGGGGACAAAGTTGAAGTTGGTATTTATATTCGTAACGGGCTTAATCGAACCATACGTTTAGGCGGCATGTACCTGATTTTAATTAACAAGGAGAAAAAAGAGTTGGCCCGCCAATTTTTTCAATTGAGTAACTTAGGAGATATCCCGCCTCATACTGCCCGGCCCGGAGAAATATTTTTTGACAGAGAAAATGTTTTTGTAGATAATATCCCGCGGGATGATTGGAAAATTATTTTTAATAAAATTAAAGCTGAAAAAACAGTTAATATTGAATTCGAAAACTTACCGGATTGGATTCCTGACAAGGAGCGGGAAGATCTGGAAATACTCTTGCGCGAACTCCCTGCAATTAAGCCCGGTACTTTGGATATATCCCCCTATAGTGCTGAATTAATAGAAGACGGAAGACTTGTAGCCACAGTTATATTCCGCAATGCAAGTGAAAAAACAGTTAAGTTTAATAAATTAACACTTGCACTTCTAGATGCCAGAAAGCGAAAAGTGGCAACGGCTCTATTTAATATAGACGACCTGTTAATAAGGCCTAATAAAGCCCGCTTGTGGACTTTTGCATATCCTGCAGATACTGTTATAGTGGAGAAACCGGATCTAAGCAAGTGGTCTGTTGAAATTATTGACAAATAA
- a CDS encoding HigA family addiction module antitoxin — protein MVKHRSGLSREFIIHPGETLREILEDRGMSQKELALRVGLTESYISSVINCQKAISVSLAKKLEYALGVDTSFWINLQANYDKELADFEDINEISDKELEIFKRLNGIVKYLKQLGFLEPEVHGPMLVVHLRKLLNVSNLKQIPAVSQAGAYRLATATNVDPYVLFTWLRMCDLLTENQQIEQELDIDKLKRKIPQMKELMFENVAEIQSRLKSHLAECGIKFSIVKHFRGAPVQGVIKKNDDGTLSLIMTIRRKFADVFWFTLFHEIGHIINGDIEDKLIDYDFAKSDAEDKADEYAANTLIEAEKYDGFVKKGDYSLPHIKCFCVEQKIPPYILIGRLQKDKYLKYHQHSAEKVKYELWASE, from the coding sequence ATGGTCAAACACAGGAGTGGCTTATCCCGTGAATTTATTATTCATCCCGGCGAGACGCTAAGAGAGATCTTAGAAGACCGGGGGATGAGTCAAAAAGAATTGGCTTTAAGGGTTGGCTTGACAGAATCATATATTAGTAGTGTGATTAATTGTCAAAAGGCTATATCGGTTTCTCTTGCCAAGAAATTAGAATACGCCTTGGGTGTTGATACTAGTTTTTGGATTAATTTGCAGGCCAATTATGACAAAGAGTTAGCAGATTTTGAAGACATCAATGAGATCTCAGATAAAGAACTTGAGATATTTAAAAGGTTAAATGGTATTGTCAAATACCTTAAACAGCTAGGATTTCTAGAACCGGAAGTACACGGGCCTATGCTTGTGGTCCATTTAAGGAAGCTATTAAACGTCAGTAATCTAAAACAAATTCCAGCAGTATCACAAGCAGGTGCTTATCGTTTGGCGACGGCCACTAATGTGGACCCATATGTCTTGTTCACGTGGTTGAGAATGTGTGATTTGCTGACGGAAAATCAGCAAATTGAACAAGAACTGGATATAGATAAGTTAAAGCGAAAAATCCCCCAGATGAAAGAACTAATGTTTGAAAATGTTGCTGAGATTCAGTCCCGGTTGAAATCTCACCTAGCTGAATGCGGAATTAAGTTTTCGATTGTTAAACATTTTAGGGGTGCTCCAGTTCAGGGTGTTATCAAGAAGAACGATGATGGTACTTTGAGCTTGATTATGACCATTAGGCGTAAGTTTGCAGATGTCTTTTGGTTCACACTCTTTCATGAAATCGGGCACATTATCAATGGAGACATTGAGGATAAATTGATTGACTATGATTTTGCGAAAAGTGATGCGGAAGACAAAGCAGATGAGTATGCCGCAAACACTTTAATTGAAGCGGAAAAATATGATGGTTTTGTGAAAAAAGGAGATTATTCATTGCCCCACATCAAGTGTTTTTGTGTCGAACAGAAGATCCCTCCCTATATTCTTATTGGGCGGCTTCAAAAGGATAAGTACCTTAAATACCATCAACACTCTGCAGAAAAGGTTAAATATGAGTTATGGGCTAGTGAATAA
- a CDS encoding type II toxin-antitoxin system YoeB family toxin — protein MKFQYENQAVEKCFSDFDLMKRQIGKDLTRNTKKRYDQLKAAANFGIYLTTGLGKPHPLTGNLKGYYGISISGNIRLIVKPDVDSLDPASLRKCDSVIIKGVVDYHGQTQEWLIP, from the coding sequence GTGAAATTTCAGTATGAAAACCAAGCAGTAGAAAAGTGCTTCAGCGATTTTGATTTAATGAAAAGGCAAATAGGGAAAGATTTAACTAGAAACACTAAGAAACGATATGATCAACTAAAAGCTGCTGCTAATTTCGGTATATATCTTACTACAGGGCTTGGAAAACCTCATCCATTGACAGGTAATTTAAAAGGATATTACGGAATTAGTATTTCCGGTAATATCAGACTCATTGTTAAGCCCGATGTAGATAGTTTAGATCCTGCTTCTTTAAGAAAATGTGATTCGGTTATTATAAAGGGGGTGGTGGATTATCATGGTCAAACACAGGAGTGGCTTATCCCGTGA
- a CDS encoding phage/plasmid primase, P4 family: MTRENLIVKAAREMLERGWHCIPLKPKGKKPIEAKWQKRLIGVDEIDKIFTPDHNIGLLLGEPSDWIVDIDCDIPEAVIIAGLLMPDTGLSFGRKGTGRAHLLYRCPEAQTTKFQDPTNDKDATILEIRSTGSQTMIPPSTHPNGEAVTWMGKGKPGELSKAELLKAARLTAAAALIARHWPKPGVRQDTALHLSGALAHAGWGIGEIKRFLEAVVQAAGDEEMEMRLRAISYALDKLQKGMPVSGWPKLAGIVGDKIVGRVREWMGISSAASDFGGGVFRRTDTGNAERLVFHHGDEIRYCYQLGKWFIWNGRRWEIDDSGEIYRKAKDTVRRIGAEAMQIYDEAERRAMLKWAITSESRSRQRDMITLAESHLPVAHDQMDTDPWLLNVQNGTLDLKTGVLMPHKREQVLTKICPVEYREAATSELWDSFLERVLPDEEVRAFVQRAVGYSLTGDCGEEVLFFLYGTGRNGKSKFIEAIQYILGDYASTTRPEVLMEKKHDTIPVELAALKGVRFTSTVETGYGQRFAESLIKQITGGDELQVRYMRQDPFTYKPQFKIWLASNNKPDIRGRDQGIWSRIMLIPFTVMIPPKERDKQLGEKLKKEGEAILAWAVKGCLAWQGEGLNPPEQVLEAVSEYQDETDRLSGFFEDCCSLNPQAKTTTKDLYSAYEMWCEDNGETPVKKNTFSKMLRERGYESIRIGHSGARGWSGIKLGKKTQTGTGEVFDILS; this comes from the coding sequence ATGACCAGAGAAAACCTAATTGTTAAGGCTGCAAGGGAGATGCTTGAAAGAGGCTGGCACTGTATTCCACTTAAGCCCAAGGGTAAAAAGCCAATAGAAGCTAAATGGCAAAAACGTTTAATTGGGGTAGATGAAATAGATAAGATATTTACCCCGGATCACAATATTGGTTTGTTACTAGGGGAACCTTCGGATTGGATAGTGGATATTGATTGCGATATACCGGAGGCAGTTATTATAGCTGGCCTTCTAATGCCGGATACAGGACTTTCTTTCGGAAGGAAAGGTACCGGACGAGCACATTTATTGTACCGGTGTCCGGAAGCACAGACCACCAAATTTCAAGACCCCACTAATGATAAGGACGCTACTATTTTAGAGATCAGAAGTACCGGCAGTCAAACCATGATTCCCCCTTCAACCCATCCTAACGGTGAAGCAGTAACCTGGATGGGTAAGGGTAAACCCGGGGAGCTATCAAAGGCGGAACTTTTGAAAGCTGCCAGACTAACAGCGGCAGCGGCATTAATTGCAAGACATTGGCCCAAGCCAGGAGTCCGGCAAGACACTGCATTACATCTTTCCGGTGCCCTGGCCCATGCCGGGTGGGGAATAGGCGAGATTAAAAGATTTCTTGAAGCCGTAGTACAAGCCGCAGGAGATGAAGAAATGGAAATGCGCCTCAGGGCGATAAGCTATGCTTTAGACAAACTGCAAAAAGGAATGCCTGTAAGCGGCTGGCCTAAACTTGCCGGAATAGTGGGAGATAAAATTGTAGGCCGGGTGCGGGAGTGGATGGGTATTAGCTCAGCAGCCAGTGATTTTGGTGGTGGAGTTTTTCGCCGCACAGATACCGGCAATGCCGAACGCCTGGTATTTCATCACGGGGATGAAATCCGCTATTGCTATCAATTGGGTAAATGGTTTATTTGGAACGGTAGGCGTTGGGAAATTGATGATAGTGGTGAGATTTACCGCAAAGCCAAAGATACAGTGCGCCGCATTGGAGCAGAAGCTATGCAGATTTATGATGAAGCCGAACGCCGGGCAATGCTCAAATGGGCCATTACTTCCGAATCCCGCTCCCGGCAAAGAGATATGATCACCCTGGCCGAAAGCCATCTGCCGGTGGCTCATGACCAGATGGATACAGACCCCTGGCTTTTAAATGTGCAAAACGGCACTTTGGATCTAAAAACCGGAGTGCTGATGCCCCACAAAAGGGAGCAGGTGCTAACCAAAATCTGCCCGGTGGAATACCGGGAGGCAGCTACCAGTGAACTGTGGGATAGCTTCTTAGAGCGAGTGCTGCCGGATGAGGAAGTGCGGGCTTTTGTCCAGCGGGCCGTGGGTTACAGCTTAACCGGGGACTGTGGTGAAGAAGTACTGTTCTTTTTATACGGCACAGGGCGTAATGGCAAAAGTAAGTTTATTGAAGCCATCCAATACATTTTAGGTGACTATGCCAGTACCACCCGGCCAGAAGTGTTGATGGAGAAAAAGCACGACACCATTCCGGTGGAGCTGGCGGCTCTCAAAGGGGTGCGCTTTACCAGTACGGTGGAGACGGGTTATGGCCAGCGTTTTGCCGAAAGCCTCATTAAACAGATAACCGGCGGTGATGAGCTGCAGGTGCGGTATATGCGCCAGGATCCTTTTACCTACAAACCACAGTTCAAGATTTGGCTGGCCAGCAACAATAAACCCGACATCCGGGGCCGGGATCAAGGCATCTGGTCAAGGATCATGTTAATCCCTTTTACGGTGATGATTCCACCTAAAGAACGGGATAAGCAGCTGGGGGAAAAGCTGAAAAAAGAAGGTGAGGCGATTCTTGCCTGGGCGGTCAAAGGGTGCTTAGCTTGGCAAGGGGAAGGTCTCAATCCCCCGGAACAAGTGCTGGAAGCGGTGAGTGAATACCAGGATGAGACCGATAGGTTAAGCGGGTTTTTTGAGGATTGCTGTAGCTTAAATCCCCAGGCCAAAACAACTACCAAAGATTTATACAGTGCTTATGAAATGTGGTGTGAGGATAATGGTGAAACACCGGTGAAGAAAAACACCTTTAGTAAGATGTTAAGAGAGCGGGGCTATGAAAGCATCCGTATCGGACACAGCGGTGCCAGAGGTTGGTCAGGAATTAAGCTTGGTAAGAAAACGCAAACGGGAACCGGTGAAGTTTTCGACATCTTAAGTTGA
- a CDS encoding DNA polymerase, with amino-acid sequence MRILSLDLETYSGVDLTKCGVYAYAGSPGFEILLLAYAFDDEPVTIIDLASGEQIPDEVLEALTDPNTIKTAFSANFERTCLARYLNTPMPPEQWRCSQAHALTLGLPAGLEGVAKCLKLPQQKMSEGKGLIRYFSMPCKPTKTNSGRTRNLPEHDPEKWELFRTYCKQDVEVERSIRQKLNSYPMLEQELKLWFLDQRINDYGVRVDMELVKNAIRCDEMYQEKLVAEARHLTGLENPNSPARLKGWLEDKHGIQIESLARDTVAEILEEVANPIAKRALELRQEMSRTSVKKYEAMKRAVCSDDRVRGLLQYYGANRTGRFSGKLVQIHNLPRNNMSDLDLARQLLSAGDYEALELLFESIPGVLSQLIRTAFIASPGHRFIVSDFSAIEARIVAWLAGERWRLDVFNTHGKIYEASAAQMFGVPVENITKGSELRQKGKIAELGLGYQGSVGALKSMGALKMGLKEEDLPEIVAAWRKANPKIVKLWRDLEEAAIRAVKDRTIQKLQRNVKLYYKAGVLFMQLPSGRSLAYVRPRIELDERFGKDKLTYEGVELGKWCRIDTYGGKLAENLTQAIARDCLAESLLRLDAAGYKIAFHVHDEVVLDVPCGFGSLKEVEAIMSEPIDWAPGLSLGAAGFETDYYMKD; translated from the coding sequence ATGAGAATTTTGAGCCTGGACCTGGAGACCTACAGCGGCGTGGACCTCACTAAGTGCGGGGTTTACGCCTACGCCGGGTCTCCGGGTTTTGAAATATTGCTTCTGGCCTATGCCTTTGATGATGAACCGGTGACAATAATTGACCTGGCCAGCGGGGAGCAGATTCCGGATGAGGTACTGGAGGCATTGACAGATCCCAACACGATTAAAACAGCCTTTAGCGCAAATTTTGAGAGAACCTGTCTGGCCCGTTACCTGAACACACCAATGCCACCGGAGCAGTGGCGCTGCAGCCAGGCCCATGCTTTGACTCTGGGGCTTCCGGCCGGCTTAGAAGGGGTGGCCAAGTGTTTGAAACTACCGCAGCAGAAGATGAGTGAAGGTAAGGGCTTAATAAGATATTTTTCCATGCCTTGTAAGCCTACCAAAACCAATAGCGGACGTACAAGGAATTTACCTGAGCACGACCCGGAAAAATGGGAGTTGTTCAGGACCTATTGTAAACAGGATGTGGAAGTGGAACGTTCTATCCGGCAAAAGTTAAATAGTTATCCCATGCTTGAGCAGGAATTGAAACTGTGGTTTTTAGACCAGCGCATCAATGACTATGGGGTGCGGGTGGACATGGAATTGGTGAAAAACGCCATTCGCTGTGATGAGATGTATCAGGAAAAGCTGGTAGCTGAAGCCAGGCATTTAACCGGGCTGGAAAATCCCAACAGCCCGGCCCGGTTAAAAGGGTGGCTGGAAGATAAGCATGGCATTCAGATAGAGAGCCTGGCCAGGGATACGGTGGCGGAAATATTGGAAGAAGTGGCAAACCCAATAGCCAAACGAGCCCTGGAGTTAAGGCAAGAGATGTCCAGGACTTCAGTTAAAAAATATGAAGCAATGAAACGAGCTGTATGTAGTGATGACCGGGTTAGAGGCTTACTGCAGTATTACGGAGCTAATCGCACAGGGCGGTTTTCCGGGAAACTGGTGCAAATTCACAATCTCCCGAGAAACAACATGAGCGATTTGGATTTGGCCAGGCAGTTATTATCCGCTGGGGACTATGAAGCTTTAGAACTACTGTTTGAATCAATACCCGGTGTTTTATCCCAATTAATTAGGACAGCTTTTATCGCTTCCCCTGGGCACCGCTTCATAGTATCGGATTTTTCAGCTATAGAAGCTAGAATCGTTGCCTGGCTGGCCGGGGAAAGATGGCGGCTGGATGTGTTTAACACCCACGGCAAGATTTACGAAGCATCAGCAGCCCAAATGTTCGGGGTGCCGGTGGAGAACATTACCAAAGGCAGCGAGTTAAGGCAGAAAGGTAAAATAGCCGAACTTGGACTTGGTTACCAGGGAAGCGTTGGAGCCTTGAAGTCTATGGGCGCATTAAAAATGGGGTTAAAGGAAGAAGACCTGCCGGAAATAGTTGCAGCCTGGCGAAAGGCCAATCCCAAAATAGTAAAGCTCTGGCGGGATTTAGAAGAAGCGGCTATCCGGGCTGTAAAGGATAGAACAATACAAAAGCTACAGCGCAACGTGAAGCTATACTACAAAGCCGGAGTGCTGTTTATGCAGTTACCATCCGGGCGCAGCCTGGCTTATGTCAGGCCCCGAATTGAACTGGATGAACGTTTTGGCAAGGATAAATTGACCTATGAAGGTGTGGAACTTGGCAAATGGTGTCGGATCGATACCTACGGGGGTAAGCTGGCGGAGAATCTGACCCAGGCCATTGCCAGGGACTGCTTAGCCGAATCGCTACTCCGGCTTGATGCTGCAGGCTACAAAATCGCCTTCCATGTCCATGACGAAGTGGTGCTGGACGTCCCCTGTGGTTTTGGCTCCCTCAAAGAAGTGGAAGCAATCATGAGTGAGCCAATTGACTGGGCACCGGGGCTGTCTTTAGGTGCGGCCGGTTTTGAGACTGATTACTACATGAAAGATTAG
- a CDS encoding DUF2815 family protein, whose amino-acid sequence MSTKVITGKVRFSYANVWEPKSVNDSDPKYSVSLIIPKSDKKTIAKIKAAIEEAKKEGISKLGGKIPANLKTPLRDGDVDKPGDEAYANSYFINANSHTKPGIVDENIEPILDQSEFYSGCYGRASIVFFAYNANGNKGIAAGLQNLQKLEDGEPLGGRSKPEDDFGDLDEGLLG is encoded by the coding sequence ATGTCAACCAAAGTGATTACCGGTAAAGTAAGATTTTCTTACGCCAATGTGTGGGAGCCAAAGAGTGTTAATGACAGTGACCCCAAATACTCTGTGAGCCTAATAATTCCCAAATCAGATAAAAAGACCATTGCGAAGATTAAGGCTGCCATTGAGGAAGCCAAGAAGGAGGGTATATCCAAACTGGGCGGTAAAATACCAGCCAATCTGAAAACGCCACTTCGTGACGGTGACGTGGACAAGCCAGGTGATGAAGCCTACGCCAATAGCTATTTCATAAACGCTAACAGCCATACAAAGCCGGGGATTGTGGATGAGAACATAGAGCCCATCCTGGACCAAAGCGAATTCTACAGCGGCTGCTACGGCAGAGCCAGTATCGTTTTTTTCGCCTACAATGCCAACGGGAATAAAGGCATTGCTGCGGGTTTGCAAAATTTGCAGAAGTTGGAAGATGGTGAGCCGTTAGGCGGGCGTTCCAAACCGGAGGATGATTTCGGGGATTTAGATGAGGGCTTGTTAGGATGA
- a CDS encoding DUF2800 domain-containing protein, whose product MTEHALLSASGAERWINCPPSARLEEAMDEESSEYAREGSFAHSLAESYLAYHLGLIKKGEFDKRHKKLKHDPFYSQELDDYVKVYVDFAIEKINEARARTPDAVVLLEMKLDYSTWVPGGFGTGDLVLVSDDVLEVIDLKFGRGIPVSAEDNPQMSLYGLGALNQFGCLYNINTVRMTIVQPRLDSISTAEVTVDDLLYWATNTVMGAAEKAWNGEGDFRCGEWCRFCRVRATCRARAEENMKLACYDFKKPPLLTDEEIVEVLGAADEYMK is encoded by the coding sequence ATGACGGAACATGCGCTACTCTCCGCCTCCGGTGCCGAACGTTGGATAAACTGCCCACCCTCGGCCCGTCTTGAGGAGGCCATGGATGAGGAAAGCAGTGAGTATGCCCGTGAGGGTAGTTTCGCCCACAGCCTGGCAGAATCATATCTGGCTTACCACCTGGGGCTGATTAAAAAGGGCGAATTTGACAAGAGGCATAAGAAGTTGAAACACGACCCCTTCTACAGCCAAGAGCTTGATGATTATGTGAAAGTCTATGTGGATTTTGCCATCGAAAAAATCAATGAAGCCAGGGCCAGAACGCCGGATGCGGTGGTGCTTTTGGAAATGAAGCTGGACTATTCTACTTGGGTGCCCGGCGGTTTTGGTACCGGTGACCTGGTTTTGGTTAGCGATGATGTGCTGGAAGTAATTGACTTGAAATTCGGTCGGGGCATTCCTGTTTCGGCAGAGGACAACCCGCAGATGAGTTTATACGGTTTGGGGGCTTTGAACCAGTTCGGTTGCCTTTACAACATTAACACAGTCAGGATGACCATTGTCCAGCCCCGGTTGGATAGTATTTCTACCGCAGAAGTGACCGTTGATGATTTGCTGTACTGGGCTACCAACACTGTCATGGGGGCTGCCGAGAAAGCCTGGAATGGTGAAGGTGATTTCAGGTGTGGCGAGTGGTGCCGGTTTTGCCGGGTACGAGCCACCTGTAGAGCACGGGCCGAAGAAAACATGAAACTAGCCTGCTACGACTTTAAGAAGCCGCCACTTTTAACGGATGAAGAAATTGTGGAAGTTCTAGGTGCAGCAGATGAATATATGAAATGA
- a CDS encoding RNA polymerase sigma factor, producing the protein MSRKFKTSKKKRTNYIYYGEGSSKTVLIPGENGVTEAIIETLHSLDDEEVDNNRRETRRHSSFDELNDKAETLTDPDGDVEELILSKLERERAKTTVDEAVSTLKPKEQCIIKWLYLSEKPLTQAEVGKRLGIAEDSVKKSAFRIRAKLREILRGKI; encoded by the coding sequence TTGTCCAGAAAGTTCAAGACCAGCAAAAAGAAACGTACCAATTACATCTACTACGGCGAGGGCAGCAGCAAAACGGTTTTAATACCGGGTGAGAACGGTGTCACGGAAGCAATTATTGAAACCTTGCACAGTCTTGATGATGAGGAAGTTGACAACAATCGCCGGGAAACGAGAAGGCATAGCAGCTTTGATGAACTTAACGACAAGGCTGAAACGCTTACAGACCCGGATGGCGATGTAGAAGAGTTAATTCTTTCTAAATTGGAACGGGAGAGAGCCAAAACAACTGTAGATGAGGCTGTTTCCACTCTAAAGCCAAAGGAACAGTGCATAATTAAGTGGCTTTATTTATCGGAGAAACCCCTGACTCAAGCGGAAGTTGGTAAAAGGCTTGGCATAGCCGAAGACAGTGTCAAAAAAAGTGCCTTTCGGATCAGGGCAAAGCTAAGGGAAATTCTCCGGGGCAAAATTTAA
- a CDS encoding ABC-three component system protein translates to MSGEPLCIRTFAEIVRSRMSKKARIKNFDPEKKSFQSDAEVENQVTINLSQVYTFYKLLLDAVIYMSICNGETGIPDIDSAMTSQLKNGKREIHQKIKEIAQRKETKRTVSDYFEANLVPNIPRVVRRNVLDDINTLVSSSPDIKTRKRKALQQAYRQEKNPAAYLAEIYLIAICSGTNEIKSRTTTAKDSKDPFESLKQLEELLSRFPPPKQISPPKELLEEEQPYISELYAAYGDKEGITDFREAHLDLYDEYKEDRNERRIDYFAADSVRHGVKELYSGRFKNQFEVLKEETLAGVSNTARKSYPNGYERMLSVMEQAVNIQVSQYLLSRSPHWISNKIKMGVCHFLVNDNKLRWVKR, encoded by the coding sequence ATGAGCGGGGAACCCTTGTGTATTCGAACTTTTGCAGAAATTGTCCGAAGTCGAATGAGTAAAAAAGCCCGAATAAAAAACTTCGACCCGGAAAAGAAATCTTTTCAATCCGATGCCGAAGTGGAGAATCAGGTGACAATAAATTTGTCTCAGGTCTATACGTTTTACAAGCTGCTCCTTGACGCTGTTATTTACATGTCCATTTGTAATGGCGAAACGGGAATACCCGATATTGATTCAGCGATGACTTCCCAACTCAAAAACGGCAAAAGGGAAATCCACCAAAAAATTAAGGAAATCGCACAGCGTAAAGAAACAAAAAGGACCGTATCCGACTACTTTGAGGCGAATTTGGTACCCAACATTCCAAGGGTTGTTCGTCGAAACGTCCTTGATGATATTAATACTCTTGTTAGCAGTTCACCAGATATCAAGACCAGAAAGCGAAAAGCACTACAACAAGCATACCGGCAGGAGAAAAACCCGGCCGCATATTTGGCTGAAATCTACCTTATCGCCATCTGTAGCGGTACGAATGAAATCAAATCGAGAACAACCACTGCTAAAGATTCGAAAGACCCATTTGAATCATTAAAACAATTAGAAGAATTACTCTCCAGATTCCCGCCACCGAAACAGATCAGCCCGCCTAAAGAACTTTTAGAAGAGGAACAACCATATATTAGCGAGCTATACGCCGCTTACGGTGATAAAGAAGGTATAACTGATTTCCGCGAGGCGCACCTGGACCTATATGATGAGTACAAAGAAGATCGAAATGAACGCCGTATTGATTACTTTGCGGCAGACAGTGTACGGCATGGCGTTAAAGAATTGTACTCGGGTAGATTTAAAAACCAGTTTGAGGTTCTTAAGGAGGAAACGTTGGCAGGCGTCAGTAATACCGCCCGAAAATCCTACCCCAACGGTTATGAAAGAATGCTTAGTGTTATGGAGCAAGCGGTGAATATTCAAGTTAGCCAATATCTATTAAGCCGCTCACCGCACTGGATAAGTAACAAAATTAAAATGGGCGTGTGCCATTTCTTAGTTAACGACAACAAACTAAGGTGGGTGAAACGATGA
- a CDS encoding ABC-three component system middle component 2, protein MNTLLGSEFETYLRILILFEAAFEEPLNEETIAMLDFMTIYSRDFEITDSNLHGESSYRFAEFTSRRELVKSAIKRLVLDGLINVLQTKNGFEYTLSRDGLEFASHLNSKYADTYYETAMQVLVRTRGMTQRALSELINKRITASLQGG, encoded by the coding sequence ATGAATACCCTTTTAGGTTCAGAATTTGAAACCTACCTTAGAATATTGATACTATTTGAGGCAGCCTTCGAAGAGCCTCTTAATGAAGAGACCATTGCCATGCTTGACTTCATGACCATATACTCCCGTGATTTTGAAATAACCGACTCAAATTTGCATGGGGAAAGCAGCTACAGGTTTGCGGAATTTACTTCCCGCCGTGAGTTGGTGAAATCAGCTATAAAACGGCTTGTACTAGATGGGCTAATTAACGTTTTGCAAACGAAGAATGGATTCGAATATACGCTTAGCCGGGATGGCCTGGAGTTTGCGTCACATTTGAATAGCAAATACGCTGATACCTATTATGAAACAGCGATGCAGGTTTTGGTAAGAACAAGAGGTATGACCCAACGGGCGCTTAGTGAATTGATTAACAAACGTATTACAGCATCGCTTCAAGGGGGATAG